In Ferroplasma sp., a single window of DNA contains:
- a CDS encoding LD-carboxypeptidase → MENRIKPPALKPGDEIRVIAPASAPDMIKLSRGISKLKKLGYRVTVGKNIKKLNQRNDLAAPAKDRAEELMSAFRDDNVKAIFCARGGYGSIHILSLLDYEAIAENPKIFMGYSDITALHLAINRNSNMVTFHGPMVASDVDDLSKPSFKEFLQILSGKSDEINMYRDRLIKYIIPGKTEGYSMGTNISLVASLLGTNYIPETSGRIFFIEDTDVTSGDIDRYFFSMKLANIVDQFSGFVFGDFKAIFDKEEPMPSIEDVVQKFMNEINKPSLYGAPFGHGEEQMVLPLNAKIRIGDEEPYMELMETVVD, encoded by the coding sequence ATGGAAAATAGAATAAAACCACCTGCATTAAAACCAGGAGACGAGATAAGGGTAATAGCACCGGCCAGTGCCCCGGATATGATTAAGCTATCAAGGGGAATTTCCAAGCTGAAGAAGCTTGGGTACCGTGTTACAGTGGGCAAGAACATCAAGAAACTCAACCAGAGGAATGACCTGGCTGCACCTGCAAAGGATCGTGCCGAGGAGCTTATGTCGGCATTCAGGGACGATAATGTCAAGGCCATATTCTGTGCAAGGGGCGGATACGGTAGCATACATATACTATCCCTGCTGGATTATGAAGCAATAGCAGAAAACCCCAAGATATTCATGGGATACAGCGATATAACGGCCCTGCATCTTGCAATCAACAGGAATTCCAATATGGTGACATTCCATGGGCCAATGGTTGCTTCTGATGTGGATGACCTATCAAAACCATCATTCAAAGAATTTCTACAGATACTTTCCGGAAAATCTGATGAAATAAACATGTACAGGGACAGGCTGATAAAATATATCATACCGGGAAAAACTGAGGGATATTCCATGGGCACAAACATATCCTTGGTTGCGTCCCTCCTGGGCACAAATTATATACCTGAAACATCAGGCAGGATATTCTTTATAGAGGATACAGATGTAACGTCCGGTGATATTGACAGGTACTTTTTCAGCATGAAACTGGCTAACATAGTGGATCAGTTCAGTGGTTTTGTATTCGGAGATTTCAAGGCTATATTTGATAAGGAGGAGCCAATGCCATCCATAGAGGATGTTGTGCAGAAGTTTATGAATGAAATCAACAAGCCATCACTTTATGGCGCACCCTTCGGCCACGGGGAGGAGCAGATGGTTCTGCCACTGAATGCAAAAATACGGATAGGGGATGAGGAGCCATATATGGAGCTGATGGAAACTGTTGTGGACTGA
- a CDS encoding amidohydrolase: MRIDSIISKYEDSIISLSEKIYGFAELGSTEYKSSALIINELKKEGFTITNPYIGMDTAFRAEYGVGSPVVGILMEYDALPNGHSCGHNLISAWAYGTAMAVKNLITAGKIVVFGTPSEEGIGPYAGSKARMAAAGAFRDIDFVIGMHPDDIWAVGSKALADAEMEFTFHGKAAHMAASPCYGINALDALVTTYGAINNLRDSARGDKNIVIGMVIREGGKASNVVPDRAVMEVDVRSSSSSYLSGFVEKVKKLAHGIAEGYGATLDIKDLMPVYTEYSANRKVDTILQEEMERKGLTPVNMDETEEPASGSTDEANVSLAVPTGHIDMKIGTGLPGHSDAFMEAANPQRARQNLMTAISASSSAIVRIMENKQILNSIKSEFDKHGK, from the coding sequence ATGAGAATAGATTCTATAATATCTAAATATGAAGACTCTATCATATCACTTTCAGAAAAAATCTATGGATTTGCTGAGCTTGGGAGCACAGAATATAAATCATCAGCACTTATAATTAATGAATTAAAAAAGGAAGGCTTCACAATCACAAATCCATATATAGGCATGGATACAGCATTCCGGGCCGAATACGGTGTCGGGTCGCCAGTTGTTGGCATACTAATGGAATATGATGCCCTGCCAAATGGCCATTCATGCGGGCATAACCTCATATCTGCATGGGCGTACGGAACCGCTATGGCAGTAAAAAATTTAATTACAGCAGGAAAAATAGTTGTCTTCGGAACACCATCGGAGGAGGGTATAGGGCCATATGCAGGAAGCAAGGCAAGAATGGCAGCCGCCGGTGCGTTCCGGGATATTGATTTTGTTATTGGCATGCATCCTGATGATATCTGGGCTGTGGGATCAAAGGCACTTGCAGATGCTGAAATGGAGTTCACATTTCATGGAAAGGCAGCACATATGGCCGCTTCCCCATGTTATGGAATCAATGCACTTGATGCACTTGTGACAACCTATGGGGCAATAAACAACCTTAGAGATTCAGCAAGGGGAGATAAAAACATAGTCATAGGCATGGTCATCAGGGAGGGGGGCAAGGCATCCAATGTTGTGCCTGATAGGGCTGTAATGGAGGTTGATGTAAGATCCTCAAGCTCATCATATCTTTCAGGCTTTGTTGAGAAGGTAAAAAAACTTGCACATGGCATAGCAGAAGGCTACGGTGCAACCCTGGATATTAAAGATTTGATGCCTGTATATACAGAGTACAGTGCAAATCGCAAAGTTGACACCATTCTTCAGGAGGAAATGGAACGGAAGGGCCTGACACCAGTTAATATGGATGAAACAGAAGAACCTGCCAGCGGTAGCACAGACGAAGCAAACGTAAGCCTGGCAGTTCCAACGGGGCATATAGACATGAAAATTGGAACCGGGCTGCCAGGGCATTCAGATGCATTCATGGAGGCGGCCAACCCGCAGAGGGCGAGGCAGAACCTTATGACAGCCATAAGTGCATCATCTTCTGCCATAGTGAGAATTATGGAGAATAAGCAGATACTGAATTCTATTAAATCGGAGTTTGATAAGCATGGAAAATAG
- a CDS encoding transposase: MRAIRTQQIFIHDNGTVSKMCHTSKNLFNQANYILRKQFFSKEKMSSYKTLAKEFAKPSDIEDNNNFQKLPAQTAQWTINKVRDSWNSFFKALKSYKKNPELFTGVPKPPKYKHKDWEFILIFTNQQCHIDNGIIKFPKIMDLEVETGLDNNIDLREVRVIPSGVGYNVEIVYSKEISDFNEVSANRILGIDVGVRNIITIGNSISEKGIAVKGGVLKSINQYFNKELARLKSVNDRQRKNKENTKRINRLYLTSNRKIRDIMHKISNAVIIYARTNEIDTIVIGHNSGWKQDVDMGKKNNQDFVQIPFNMLINQIYYKGQEYGINVIKQEESYTSKCSFLDNESIGKHETYLGKRIKRGVFMSANGILMHADLQASYNIIKKAITEAFANGIEGIGLYPRSLSIKEMITSKEVC, from the coding sequence ATGAGGGCAATTAGAACACAGCAAATCTTTATTCATGACAATGGCACAGTATCCAAAATGTGCCATACATCAAAGAACTTATTCAATCAAGCAAATTACATTCTCAGAAAGCAGTTCTTCAGTAAGGAGAAGATGTCTTCATACAAAACTCTTGCAAAAGAGTTTGCAAAGCCTTCAGATATAGAGGATAACAACAATTTCCAGAAACTCCCTGCACAGACAGCACAGTGGACTATCAACAAGGTAAGGGATTCATGGAATTCATTCTTTAAGGCACTTAAATCCTATAAGAAGAATCCGGAGTTGTTTACAGGAGTTCCCAAGCCACCAAAATACAAGCATAAGGATTGGGAATTTATTTTAATTTTCACCAACCAGCAGTGCCATATAGACAATGGAATTATTAAATTCCCAAAAATAATGGATTTGGAGGTGGAAACAGGATTAGATAATAATATAGATTTGAGAGAGGTTAGAGTTATACCATCAGGTGTAGGCTATAATGTAGAGATCGTGTATTCTAAAGAGATATCAGATTTTAATGAAGTAAGTGCAAACAGGATACTGGGAATAGATGTAGGGGTAAGGAATATCATAACCATTGGAAACAGCATATCTGAGAAAGGCATTGCTGTTAAGGGTGGTGTTTTAAAATCCATAAACCAATATTTCAACAAGGAATTGGCAAGATTAAAATCTGTAAACGATAGGCAGAGAAAGAACAAGGAGAACACTAAAAGGATAAACAGGTTATATTTAACAAGTAACAGGAAGATTAGGGATATAATGCATAAGATTTCCAATGCTGTTATAATATATGCAAGAACCAATGAGATAGATACAATTGTAATAGGCCATAACAGTGGATGGAAGCAGGATGTGGATATGGGAAAAAAGAACAACCAGGACTTTGTACAGATCCCCTTTAACATGCTTATCAATCAAATATATTATAAAGGACAGGAATACGGGATAAATGTAATAAAACAGGAAGAATCGTATACATCCAAATGCTCATTTTTAGATAATGAAAGCATTGGGAAGCATGAAACTTACCTTGGAAAAAGGATAAAGAGAGGTGTATTCATGTCAGCAAATGGAATTCTTATGCATGCTGACCTACAGGCTTCCTACAATATAATTAAAAAAGCAATCACTGAAGCTTTTGCCAACGGGATAGAGGGTATTGGGTTATATCCAAGAAGTTTAAGCATCAAAGAGATGATAACTTCTAAAGAGGTCTGTTAA
- a CDS encoding DHH family phosphoesterase, protein MIYDIAGEDLYNALHDATERLRAEKYVRVLAHYDGDGVSSSIILLGMLERLDIKYHLSYIKNLDNEGFRVLYEEEANALNIIVDAGSSQIPAIAGHTNFIVLDHHFYNKAETSGININARDYGINGTREACGSTMAYMFALVMDEKNRDLFPFFMSGVMADKQDIGGLSGINRKLFDEYNSYQTHHTLNMEGNLLDAITYSIDPFFPGLTGHPDAVKEFLGKINISQEKNVIDLTTDENKILANMLALKILENGVGSDAIKYLEGDVLYFDDIGFSSKELNSIIDGNARIGMQSLPVQYFLGDSSVSAEMIGNAKIFKTKLIDYIYRAESDLKEEKYLRYFYAPESEMAGPISGAIALYTVKPDKPVIGFNVGTDDIKISSRGSRQAVSKGLNLSEVMKAACAAAGGSGGGHDIAAGGVIPRGREKQFLDAAGEVIKSQIKIP, encoded by the coding sequence ATGATTTATGATATAGCAGGAGAAGACCTATACAATGCACTGCATGATGCCACTGAAAGGCTCAGGGCAGAAAAATATGTCCGTGTTCTGGCACACTATGACGGGGACGGCGTAAGCTCATCTATAATACTTCTCGGAATGCTTGAGCGCCTTGATATAAAATATCATCTGTCATATATAAAAAACCTGGATAATGAAGGGTTTCGTGTCCTGTACGAGGAAGAGGCAAATGCCCTAAATATCATTGTTGATGCAGGATCCTCACAGATACCGGCAATAGCAGGGCATACAAATTTTATAGTTTTGGACCACCATTTCTATAATAAGGCTGAAACATCCGGAATAAATATCAATGCCAGGGACTACGGGATTAACGGAACCAGGGAGGCCTGCGGATCCACTATGGCATATATGTTTGCACTGGTTATGGATGAAAAAAATAGGGATTTATTTCCATTTTTTATGTCTGGGGTTATGGCTGATAAACAGGATATTGGGGGCCTTTCTGGTATCAACAGGAAGCTATTTGATGAATACAATTCATACCAGACCCACCATACATTAAATATGGAGGGCAATCTCCTGGATGCCATAACATATTCCATAGATCCATTCTTCCCCGGACTGACAGGGCATCCGGATGCAGTAAAGGAATTTCTTGGAAAAATAAATATAAGTCAAGAGAAAAATGTTATAGATCTAACAACAGATGAAAATAAAATCCTTGCGAATATGCTTGCACTGAAGATTCTGGAAAACGGTGTCGGGTCGGATGCCATAAAATACCTCGAGGGGGATGTTCTATACTTTGATGACATAGGATTCTCATCCAAGGAGCTTAATTCGATAATTGACGGGAATGCCAGAATAGGTATGCAATCTCTCCCTGTGCAGTATTTTTTGGGAGATAGTAGTGTATCTGCGGAGATGATTGGAAATGCCAAAATATTCAAAACAAAATTAATAGATTACATATACCGGGCTGAAAGCGATTTAAAGGAGGAAAAATACCTTAGATATTTCTATGCACCGGAATCAGAAATGGCAGGTCCAATATCAGGGGCAATAGCACTATATACAGTAAAACCTGATAAACCTGTAATAGGATTCAATGTGGGTACCGATGATATTAAAATTTCATCCAGAGGGTCAAGGCAGGCAGTTTCAAAGGGGCTTAATCTCTCTGAAGTAATGAAGGCTGCATGTGCTGCGGCTGGTGGTTCAGGCGGCGGACATGATATTGCAGCTGGTGGTGTCATACCACGTGGAAGGGAAAAGCAATTCCTTGACGCTGCTGGTGAGGTAATAAAATCCCAGATAAAAATTCCGTAG
- a CDS encoding 30S ribosomal protein S15, whose translation MARMHTRKRGKSGSRRLTLEERPSWMQNDDEIKEEILKLRKDGLSKSMIGIKLRDQYAVPGVRPVLHQKMGKILEENGLKEDMPEDLAFLIKRYKNVSKHLLLNKKDISNTRGSQLIMSKILRLMRYYKRTGRLPADWSLKRVL comes from the coding sequence ATGGCACGAATGCACACAAGAAAGAGAGGAAAGTCAGGATCCAGAAGATTGACACTTGAAGAAAGGCCATCCTGGATGCAGAATGATGATGAAATAAAGGAAGAAATATTAAAACTCAGGAAAGATGGATTATCAAAATCAATGATAGGCATAAAACTCAGGGATCAATATGCCGTTCCAGGCGTCAGGCCCGTACTTCACCAGAAAATGGGAAAAATACTTGAAGAGAATGGGTTAAAAGAAGATATGCCGGAGGACCTTGCATTCCTTATTAAAAGATACAAAAACGTATCAAAGCATCTCCTGCTTAATAAGAAGGACATAAGCAATACAAGGGGAAGCCAGCTAATAATGTCCAAAATTCTGCGTCTGATGAGATATTACAAACGCACTGGTAGATTGCCTGCAGACTGGTCCCTGAAAAGAGTCCTATGA
- a CDS encoding 16S rRNA methyltransferase — MLRLIIADAELQIIPEKMWSDHAIKNIAEKNHKKPREMLLDSNYMHTSIEKYYPGESNRRGRPDIVYLFLEMATESILNKKKGLDIFIHTRDNFIIHINGDTNLPRSYNRFEGLIEDLFRKRSIEYNGNELLSLREEKLIPFLKSLDGKTLALSPVGKESKMSEIIDNENLNVIIGGFSQGDYISDVYSHVKAYRIFDEELTIWSVGMEVISQYERFMSIVR; from the coding sequence ATGCTCAGACTGATTATAGCGGATGCAGAACTACAGATTATACCAGAAAAAATGTGGAGTGATCATGCCATAAAGAATATTGCTGAAAAAAACCACAAAAAACCTAGAGAAATGCTGCTTGACTCTAATTACATGCACACATCTATTGAGAAATATTATCCTGGGGAATCAAATCGCAGGGGAAGGCCTGACATAGTATACCTATTTCTTGAAATGGCAACGGAATCCATCCTGAATAAGAAGAAGGGACTGGATATTTTCATACATACTAGGGATAATTTTATTATACACATAAATGGTGATACAAATCTTCCCAGATCGTATAATCGTTTTGAAGGTCTCATCGAGGATCTCTTCAGGAAGAGATCCATAGAATATAATGGAAATGAGCTGTTATCTCTTAGAGAGGAAAAACTCATTCCTTTCCTGAAGAGTTTGGATGGAAAGACCCTGGCACTCTCGCCAGTGGGCAAGGAATCAAAAATGTCAGAAATCATTGATAATGAAAATTTAAATGTTATTATAGGGGGTTTTTCGCAGGGTGATTACATTTCAGATGTTTACAGTCACGTCAAAGCATACAGGATATTCGATGAGGAGCTGACCATCTGGTCTGTGGGAATGGAAGTAATATCCCAATACGAACGATTCATGTCTATAGTAAGATAA
- a CDS encoding M48 family metalloprotease, which produces MYNTMSPEDKKEILRKSALLSNLSLIIIFLVYIILSSLPFTIYTVLAMLAIIIINSTLFMHFKNIMRDQDSDENIFQYITDDMSWRYVTYLSIFFLVMLLAQGYIKLVDQYSYLIILNAFIIFIWGISANNPMVSILIRKSKKLQDIFINNEAAHLSEEMGIKEPEIYIINTNDRIANAFEVNRKESYVFITSYLMNVLDYNEIIGVLAHELSHIKLRHNQKTTFINFIFFIVMINIISLAITSTNPFFFYLTPLFFLILLLFIMLVVPAIKRHNEVQADLNAVKYVNKDYLIDGLKRISEIDKIPENVMKSLSLDHPSTEKRIRLIENSKS; this is translated from the coding sequence GTGTATAATACAATGTCGCCTGAGGACAAAAAAGAAATATTGAGAAAATCCGCCCTGCTATCAAACCTATCCCTGATAATAATCTTCCTAGTATATATTATATTGTCGTCTCTCCCTTTTACCATCTATACTGTGCTGGCGATGCTTGCCATAATTATTATAAATAGCACCCTTTTCATGCATTTCAAGAATATAATGCGGGATCAGGATTCAGATGAAAATATATTCCAGTATATAACCGATGATATGAGCTGGAGGTATGTAACTTATCTATCAATATTCTTCCTGGTAATGCTGCTGGCCCAGGGATACATAAAATTAGTCGATCAGTACTCATATCTTATAATACTGAATGCCTTTATAATATTCATATGGGGAATCTCTGCAAACAACCCCATGGTAAGTATACTAATAAGGAAATCAAAGAAACTTCAGGACATATTCATAAACAACGAGGCCGCACACCTTTCAGAGGAAATGGGCATAAAAGAGCCTGAAATATATATAATAAATACCAATGACCGGATAGCAAACGCTTTCGAGGTAAATAGAAAAGAATCCTATGTTTTCATAACCAGCTATCTCATGAATGTTCTTGATTATAATGAAATAATAGGTGTCCTGGCACATGAGCTTTCGCACATAAAATTGAGGCATAATCAGAAAACCACATTTATCAATTTTATATTTTTTATTGTGATGATCAATATCATATCCCTGGCCATAACTTCGACAAATCCATTTTTCTTTTACCTGACACCACTTTTCTTTCTGATACTATTACTATTTATCATGCTGGTGGTTCCTGCCATAAAACGGCACAATGAGGTACAGGCTGATCTGAATGCCGTAAAATATGTAAATAAGGACTATCTTATAGATGGACTAAAACGCATATCGGAGATAGACAAAATACCTGAAAACGTTATGAAATCCCTGAGTCTTGACCATCCCTCAACTGAAAAAAGGATACGATTAATAGAAAACAGTAAATCCTGA
- a CDS encoding DUF488 domain-containing protein: MIRLKRVYDEYSIDDGIRILVERLWPRGISKEKAHIDIWMKEIAPSTELRKWFNHEDSKWEEFVQRYKNELVGNIELEDLRGIVSKNKNVTIIYSSRNKDHNNAVVLYGMLEPQ; the protein is encoded by the coding sequence ATGATACGACTTAAAAGAGTGTATGATGAATATAGTATAGACGATGGCATTAGAATTCTTGTGGAGCGCCTCTGGCCCAGAGGGATTTCTAAAGAGAAAGCACACATAGATATATGGATGAAGGAAATAGCGCCCTCTACTGAACTGCGGAAATGGTTCAATCATGAAGATAGTAAATGGGAGGAGTTTGTTCAACGTTACAAGAACGAACTGGTAGGGAACATTGAATTAGAAGATTTAAGAGGAATAGTTAGTAAAAATAAGAATGTTACAATAATCTACTCATCAAGAAATAAGGATCATAATAACGCTGTGGTGCTTTATGGCATGCTGGAACCCCAATAA
- a CDS encoding ATP-binding protein, with protein MPTGDEIDRDNMKRYAEDFVWANKLEFLNYMDRWVQRTDFRFPLDVKKLEEYSRMNRVDVDTRFKPIYQQIISLDIPEAKKKEMREKIDAEYILESDKVSQKDTAIGILQYLESNPVEMIKALNLALYDLMVQEGETDYDDYYDPEFEVLNWPVSTIPSLKYEDLGKLKSLSGWIGTIGSPHIQYLEVAYKCAACGHITHSPVKPQSCEECGYDKTKNLIFVPEESTGQQVQEIVLMENYDEMNPETTPGNLPCYVTGDNINKFTIGDRINVMGIVSIVKKKFDTYLSLNVLNIARKQEEIHLSAKDIEIITEIGKDPIDFIHKNLGRSVIGEEYEIIKESLAMAIAGGSESRKRSNIHMLLIGNPGIGKSELLYSGKEDSPKGYFVARTSGPGLTAAKATVLGTDVLVPGMMVLANGGVLMIDEIDKIKKDGLDAIHSAMEQGQFTYSMAGLRGTFFTNTTIIAAANPSGSHFDQSRTVLEQINMPESLLQRFDIVWAMYGQGHVDALKILRSTEEMDDPLIKKYFAYCSKLNPSVANVEQEIAEFFQEVREKSGDMSIVPRHLMAMKRLTQASAKLHLREEATLDDVREMEKVIMAYLRPFGFSINNMLVPVTLKDKIWKLIDMFKERKMWNKEELLNETKYSEQDLDRCLDVMKKEGTIYEPGNNRYKVA; from the coding sequence ATGCCGACGGGAGATGAAATTGACAGGGACAATATGAAGAGATATGCGGAAGATTTTGTATGGGCTAATAAGCTTGAATTCTTAAATTATATGGATAGGTGGGTTCAGAGAACGGATTTCAGATTTCCTTTAGATGTTAAGAAACTTGAAGAATATTCCAGAATGAACAGAGTAGATGTGGACACAAGGTTTAAACCGATTTACCAGCAGATAATATCTCTGGATATTCCAGAAGCAAAAAAGAAAGAAATGAGAGAAAAAATAGATGCTGAGTATATTTTAGAATCTGATAAGGTATCACAGAAAGACACTGCTATAGGCATTCTGCAATATTTAGAATCAAACCCAGTGGAGATGATTAAGGCATTGAATCTTGCGTTGTATGATTTAATGGTCCAGGAAGGGGAAACAGACTATGATGATTATTATGATCCTGAATTTGAGGTATTAAACTGGCCAGTTTCCACTATTCCGAGCCTGAAATATGAAGACCTGGGCAAACTTAAATCGCTAAGTGGTTGGATAGGCACAATAGGATCTCCACATATCCAATATTTAGAAGTCGCATACAAATGCGCTGCTTGTGGCCATATTACTCACTCTCCTGTAAAGCCTCAGAGTTGTGAAGAATGTGGATATGACAAAACTAAAAACTTAATTTTTGTTCCAGAAGAATCAACAGGGCAGCAGGTTCAGGAAATAGTCCTCATGGAGAACTATGATGAAATGAATCCTGAAACTACACCAGGTAATTTGCCTTGCTATGTTACCGGCGATAATATCAACAAATTTACGATCGGAGATAGAATAAATGTAATGGGGATAGTATCAATTGTTAAGAAGAAATTTGATACTTACCTGAGCTTAAATGTTTTGAATATTGCCAGAAAGCAGGAAGAAATCCATCTATCGGCTAAGGATATTGAGATAATAACTGAGATCGGGAAAGACCCGATAGATTTTATACATAAGAACCTGGGAAGATCTGTCATAGGCGAAGAATATGAAATTATTAAGGAAAGCCTTGCCATGGCTATTGCAGGTGGGTCTGAATCAAGGAAAAGGTCTAATATTCACATGCTTTTGATAGGCAATCCTGGTATAGGAAAATCAGAACTTCTTTATTCAGGAAAGGAAGATTCTCCCAAAGGGTATTTTGTTGCAAGAACCTCTGGGCCAGGACTTACCGCTGCTAAAGCTACCGTCCTTGGTACAGATGTACTTGTGCCTGGAATGATGGTACTGGCCAATGGTGGAGTATTGATGATTGATGAAATAGACAAGATCAAGAAAGATGGCCTTGATGCAATCCACAGTGCAATGGAACAGGGGCAATTCACTTATTCCATGGCTGGCCTGAGAGGGACATTTTTTACCAACACAACAATAATTGCAGCTGCCAATCCATCTGGATCCCATTTCGACCAGTCCAGGACTGTGCTGGAACAGATAAACATGCCTGAATCCCTGTTACAGAGATTCGATATTGTATGGGCAATGTATGGCCAGGGACATGTTGACGCCCTCAAAATTCTCAGAAGTACAGAAGAGATGGATGATCCTCTTATAAAGAAATACTTTGCATATTGCTCAAAGCTTAATCCCTCTGTGGCCAATGTTGAACAGGAAATAGCAGAATTCTTCCAGGAAGTAAGAGAGAAATCTGGAGATATGAGTATAGTTCCGAGGCACCTTATGGCCATGAAGAGGCTAACGCAGGCCTCTGCGAAGTTGCATTTACGTGAAGAAGCAACTCTGGACGATGTCAGGGAAATGGAGAAAGTCATTATGGCTTACCTAAGGCCATTTGGATTCTCTATTAATAACATGCTGGTTCCGGTAACATTGAAAGACAAGATATGGAAGCTTATCGACATGTTTAAAGAACGTAAAATGTGGAATAAAGAGGAACTGTTAAACGAGACAAAATATTCCGAACAGGACCTGGATAGATGCTTAGACGTAATGAAAAAGGAAGGGACAATATATGAGCCTGGAAACAACAGATATAAGGTGGCTTGA